The genomic region TATGAAGCCCTCCATAGCCTGGGACGGTCCTGGCAGGCCGGCGAGCGGATCAGCCTCTACCACCGCGAGGGATCTGGCCTGACGCCACTCGACACGAATGCAGAAGGACGGGACTACGATGTCCGGCATTACACCGCTGCCCTGGTGGGGGCTTATGCGACACGGCTCCGCAAAGGCCTGGCGCCAGAGGATTTCAGTCAGATCTTCGACGCCTCCGCCCAACCTGGTCTTTTTGACCGTCCCTTCGAGGACATGCGGCCCAGATGGAGCCCGGTGTAAACACGAAGAGGCGACCACTCAGGCCGCCTCTCTTGTCTTCAGCTCACTTCTTCGTGGTCCGCCGTGCTTTCGGCGCTGGCTTAGCGCCCTTGCGCGAGTTGCCCAACGTCTGCCCCTTCTCGAAACTCGCCTGCAGTTTGCGGCGCGTCTCTTCCATCATGGCTGCGAAATCGACCTCGCCGGCCTCCACTGCTTCCAGGCTGACCTTCGGCGCTGCTGCACGCCGAGTGGGCGTGCTCAGCGTTTCATTCACGCCGTCGAACCATTTCTTATACGCTGGCGTGACATTCACGACCATCTCCTTGACGGTCCGCGTGTACGTTTCATCCGCACCCCGCCGCCGATATTCCTTGGGCAGTTCAAAGCGTTCGGGCAGGTCCGCAGCTTCGACCTCGCCGGCTCGCACCGCATCCCGGAACTGCTTATAGAACGCATCGCTGCGTTGCGGGTTGGTCAGGTTCTCCATCTGGGCGCTCAGCTTTTCATACGGCATGCATCAGTTATAAGCGGTGCCTGCTGAACAAACAAGACGCTTCCCTGAGAGAACGGTGGAACAACCCAGCCACTCCTTTGTCTTTGCACGTCGCCCACCCTCTTTGCTCTCCGTCTTGTGCTTCTCTCAGGAGTTGATTCCCGACATGACCCACCCCAATTTCATGATCATCGGCGCCGCGAAGGCAGGGACCACGTCCCTCTATCACTACCTCCGACAACATCCTCAGATCTACATGACCCCCACCAAAGAAACGAACTACTTCGCTTTGGCTGGTCATCCCCTGGACTACAGCGGCCCTGGGGACCAGGACTACATCACTCGGTTCTCGATTACGACGCCCGAAGGCTATGCCGCCCAGTTCGCCGACGTGCGGGAAGAACGCGCCATCGGAGAGGCCTCGCCGCTGTATCTCTACGATGCACAGACCCCCGCCCGGTTGAAGGCAGCCGTGCCCGATGTTCGGCTGATCGCGGTCCTTCGGGAGCCGGTGACGCGTGCGTACTCCGCGTTCTCCCACCTGATCCGCGATGGTCGTGAACCAGCCACGAGCTTCGCCGATGCCCTTGCCCTGGAAGAGGAGCGCATCACGGCGGGTTGGGAGCACATCTGGCACTACGTCCGCATGGGACGGTATGCCGGGCAACTGCGGCGCTATCAGGCTCTCTTTGCCCCCGAGCAGCTGCGGATCTACTTACACGACGATCTGCTGCATCGCCCTGCCTGGGTGATGCAAGACCTCCTGAGCTTCCTGGAGGTTGATCCCTCTGCGCTGCCGGATCAATCCGTACGACACAACGTGTCATCTCTGAGTCTCCCCCACTTGCCGCCGCTGCTGCCAGAGGTACACGAACACCTGGACGCCTTGTTTGCTCCAGAACGTGGGGAACTGGCTGAGCTTCTCGGTCGGGATCTCGGGCATTGGCGGGCACACGTGCTCACGAGTCGCTGAGGTCTTTCCTCAACTGCGCTAAACGCCTATGGACAGAGCGGTGAGCGGTACGGTTTGGGTGTAGTCGAGTCACTGATCTTCAAAGTGCTCTGGACTCAGGTGGAGCCCTTCTTGCCTTAACCATCGGGGAGATAACATGGCTAGTAAGATTCCAGGAAATATCATTCAAAATCTTATCAATCTTGACTTAAACCATAAACAAGAAGATTTATTAAGATTCAATTGTACAGAAAAATATTCTAGAGAGGATATTGTAAACTATTCTACCTCTACAGGAATAGTATTTCCTGACTTTTATGTTGATTTTTTAATCAATGTGGGTGCTTGTGAATTATTCACAAGATATGATAATAGAAATTGGGGTGGACGGACTATTATAGAAGTGACGGAATTTATGAGGTTACGAGATATTATAGACTATAATGAGGCCGTTTCGCCTGATTTGATTGATAATATAACAGAGTTTGTTGTTATTGGAATGAACAGCTGGCGAGATACTTATCTTGCCATAGATCTCAGACGGCAGTCGAATAACTTCGGAATATTCACGAGCGACTCTTATCCAGAGGAGTGGCATCTAGAGACAGACTGCTGGTACAATTTTGAGGATTGGCTAGTCCTCTTGATAGAAGGTAATGGTAGAATTCCAAGATAATTTAATTCTTGAATCATTAAGAGCGGTTTTCTTAAGACGTGACTTCAGTTA from Deinococcus sp. Leaf326 harbors:
- a CDS encoding sulfotransferase, giving the protein MTHPNFMIIGAAKAGTTSLYHYLRQHPQIYMTPTKETNYFALAGHPLDYSGPGDQDYITRFSITTPEGYAAQFADVREERAIGEASPLYLYDAQTPARLKAAVPDVRLIAVLREPVTRAYSAFSHLIRDGREPATSFADALALEEERITAGWEHIWHYVRMGRYAGQLRRYQALFAPEQLRIYLHDDLLHRPAWVMQDLLSFLEVDPSALPDQSVRHNVSSLSLPHLPPLLPEVHEHLDALFAPERGELAELLGRDLGHWRAHVLTSR
- a CDS encoding SMI1/KNR4 family protein, translated to MASKIPGNIIQNLINLDLNHKQEDLLRFNCTEKYSREDIVNYSTSTGIVFPDFYVDFLINVGACELFTRYDNRNWGGRTIIEVTEFMRLRDIIDYNEAVSPDLIDNITEFVVIGMNSWRDTYLAIDLRRQSNNFGIFTSDSYPEEWHLETDCWYNFEDWLVLLIEGNGRIPR